A single genomic interval of Dysidea avara chromosome 6, odDysAvar1.4, whole genome shotgun sequence harbors:
- the LOC136257688 gene encoding RING finger protein nhl-1-like, producing MTEQNEHEEECSRCCKLLHIFKQERVKCEHDPCPDSSDAHYFCYDCNLYLCHGCKVNQIGTHRVFKIPYADVLNDKPYKIIDCNQSIGEPWGIAFSTNGMWALADCSNHCVYLFDAQDNLFNKFGKKGEGHGEFQHPEGLAFDKYNYLYVVDNCNSRVQKFAGDGTYILCFGDKVLDHPNGIMIFDELVYVADTGNSRIAVFNIGGQNCTTFGTEHLCKPFDVAVNTTKRELLVPDYEQRCIYRFTIDGHYVGLLDLNLEGTRTIQLSFPYSVTTYSNAITSYIILADTWNHRILILDDKGKCVDSFGSNGADQGQFNCPCWVAISPSSKLYVSDRYNKRIQIFNKLDV from the coding sequence ATGACTGAACAGAATGAGCATGAAGAGGAATGCTCTCGTTGCTGTAAACTACTACACATCTTCAAACAGGAACGAGTAAAGTGTGAACATGACCCATGCCCTGATTCATCGGATGCTCACTACTTTTGTTATGACTGTAACCTATACCTCTGTCATGGCTGCAAAGTGAACCAAATCGGTACTCACAGGGTGTTCAAAATACCATATGCAGATGTGCTAAATGATAAACCCTACAAAATCATTGATTGTAACCAGAGCATAGGAGAACCCTGGGGTATTGCATTTAGCACAAATGGTATGTGGGCTTTAGCCGACTGTAGCAATCactgtgtgtacttgtttgatgCTCAAGACAATTTGTTTAATAAATTTGGCAAGAAGGGTGAAGGCCATGGTGAATTTCAACATCCAGAAGGATTGGCTTTTGACAAATACAACTATCTGTATGTCGTTGATAACTGTAACAGTAGAGTACAAAAGTTTGCTGGTGATGGTACGTACATTCTTTGCTTTGGTGACAAGGTTTTAGACCATCCAAATGGAATTATGATATTTGATGAGTTAGTGTATGTCGCTGACACAGGAAACAGCAGGATAGCAGTGTTCAACATTGGAGGTCAAAATTGTACTACATTTGGTACAGAACATCTATGTAAACCATTTGATGTGGCAGTCAATACTACCAAGAGAGAGTTACTAGTTCCCGACTATGAGCAACGTTGCATATACCGTTTTACAATAGATGGTCACTATGTCGGCCTCCTTGATTTAAATCTGGAAGGAACTAGGACAATACAGTTGAGTTTCCCATACAGTGTCACTACTTATTCAAATGCTATCACTTCATACATTATACTTGCTGATACGTGGAACCACCGTATTTTGATCTTGGATGACAAAGGCAAGTGTGTAGACAGTTTTGGATCCAATGGAGCTGATCAGGGTCAATTTAATTGTCCATGTTGGGTAGCAATCAGTCCAAGTAGTAAGTTATATGTCAGTGACCGCTACAATAAGAGGATCCAGATATTTAACAAACTGGATGTGTGA